One Paenibacillus crassostreae DNA segment encodes these proteins:
- a CDS encoding fatty acid desaturase, with protein sequence MSEAKQVSLRKKVAPYEKTEMKSSVRQLINTLGPLVVMWYAAYLSLSVSYWLTIILAIVTSGFVIRTFIIFHDCTHQSFFKNKLANKIVGTITGIVALVPYEQWKYSHSMHHATSSNLDKRGTGDMWLLTVDEYAEASKLNRLAYRFYRNPLVMFGIGPIAVFLFQYRFNRKGAKRKERINTYVVNISIVSIYALLIWAIGWQAFVLVQGPVFFVSGCLGIWLFYVQHQFEDSYFENEDEWDYVKAAVDGSSYYKLPKVLQWFTGNIGFHHVHHLNPKVPNYHLEEAHNATPPLQKATTITIKASLKSLSFRLWDEENKVFISFSDMKRRLREANSKSNNTKAIRPSVQEK encoded by the coding sequence ATGTCTGAAGCCAAACAAGTTAGTTTGAGGAAAAAAGTCGCCCCCTATGAAAAAACTGAAATGAAGTCGAGTGTAAGACAACTTATAAATACATTAGGACCACTAGTAGTAATGTGGTATGCAGCATATCTGAGTCTTTCCGTTTCTTATTGGCTGACCATCATATTGGCGATTGTCACTTCTGGATTTGTGATTAGGACCTTTATTATTTTCCATGATTGTACGCATCAATCATTCTTCAAAAATAAATTAGCCAATAAAATCGTTGGAACGATTACGGGAATCGTCGCGTTGGTTCCTTACGAACAGTGGAAATACAGTCATTCCATGCATCATGCAACGAGTAGTAATCTAGATAAACGTGGTACAGGAGATATGTGGCTACTTACCGTTGATGAATATGCAGAAGCTTCTAAGTTGAACCGCTTGGCTTATCGTTTCTATCGCAACCCGTTAGTTATGTTTGGGATTGGTCCGATAGCTGTATTCTTGTTCCAATATCGATTTAACCGCAAAGGAGCAAAACGTAAGGAGCGTATTAATACCTATGTTGTGAATATTTCTATTGTATCCATCTATGCATTGTTGATATGGGCTATAGGATGGCAAGCATTTGTTTTGGTGCAAGGTCCAGTATTCTTTGTATCAGGATGTCTTGGAATATGGTTGTTCTATGTACAGCATCAGTTTGAGGATTCCTACTTTGAGAATGAAGATGAGTGGGATTATGTAAAAGCAGCGGTAGATGGAAGTTCGTATTATAAACTTCCTAAGGTACTTCAATGGTTCACAGGTAATATTGGTTTCCACCATGTTCACCATTTGAATCCTAAAGTGCCGAACTACCATTTAGAAGAAGCTCACAATGCAACACCCCCTTTACAGAAGGCTACAACAATTACAATTAAAGCGAGTCTTAAATCGTTAAGTTTCCGTCTGTGGGATGAGGAGAATAAAGTATTTATCAGCTTCAGTGATATGAAGCGTCGTCTTCGTGAAGCTAACTCTAAAAGTAACAATACAAAAGCGATCCGACCTAGTGTACAAGAAAAATAA
- a CDS encoding sensor histidine kinase, which produces MQKWYHSFHKSTGLSPYVWVVLCILPFYFIFRSSSPIQITSGIIMTFVFLGCYVLSFVTKGWPIYIWTSLQIIISLSMTLLFGYVYFAIFLALFIGNIQSKAGFITLYCIHLVTTFVSVNYGFVSQGSLFISQFPFILMSLIGVILLPVNTYNRNKNDKLQGQLEDANKKISELVKLEERQRIARDLHDTLGQKLSLIGLKSDLASKLMSKDISKAQAEINDVRQTARSALKEVREMVTEMRGTRVEDEIFRVSQILKAADIECVVEGDPLLKNTSLLIENVLSMCLKEAVTNVIKHSEATTCTISIESTRTGLVIKVKDNGIGMDNENSRVRGNGLRGMMERLEFVNGSLEIVSKAKEGTLLIITVPNVVKNPKEEGSI; this is translated from the coding sequence ATGCAGAAATGGTACCATAGTTTTCATAAGAGTACTGGACTAAGTCCTTATGTATGGGTCGTCTTATGTATCCTCCCTTTTTATTTCATATTTCGTTCCTCTTCACCAATCCAGATCACATCTGGTATTATTATGACCTTTGTTTTTTTAGGATGTTATGTGCTGTCTTTTGTTACAAAGGGTTGGCCAATCTATATATGGACGAGTCTTCAAATTATCATATCATTAAGCATGACCTTACTTTTTGGTTATGTTTATTTTGCTATTTTTTTAGCGCTATTCATTGGTAATATTCAGAGTAAGGCGGGATTTATTACGTTATATTGCATTCATCTAGTGACTACTTTTGTTAGCGTCAATTACGGATTTGTCTCCCAAGGATCCCTATTTATTTCACAATTCCCTTTTATACTTATGAGTCTGATAGGTGTCATTCTGCTTCCTGTGAACACGTATAATAGGAATAAGAATGATAAGTTGCAAGGTCAACTAGAGGATGCAAATAAGAAGATTTCTGAACTTGTTAAGTTGGAAGAACGGCAAAGAATTGCTCGCGATTTACATGATACTTTGGGGCAGAAGTTATCTCTTATTGGATTGAAGAGTGATCTTGCAAGTAAATTAATGTCCAAGGACATCTCAAAAGCCCAAGCAGAAATAAACGATGTTCGTCAAACAGCAAGAAGTGCATTAAAGGAAGTACGAGAAATGGTAACGGAAATGCGAGGAACAAGAGTAGAAGATGAGATATTCAGAGTGAGTCAAATACTAAAAGCGGCAGATATTGAATGTGTAGTCGAAGGCGATCCTTTATTAAAAAACACTTCTCTACTTATAGAAAATGTACTTAGTATGTGTCTTAAGGAAGCTGTTACGAATGTGATTAAACATAGTGAAGCGACTACTTGTACAATTTCTATAGAATCCACACGAACTGGATTAGTAATCAAGGTGAAAGATAATGGAATTGGTATGGACAATGAGAATAGTCGAGTGAGAGGTAATGGACTCCGTGGTATGATGGAAAGATTAGAATTCGTGAATGGATCACTAGAAATCGTATCGAAGGCGAAGGAGGGAACTTTGCTCATTATTACCGTTCCGAATGTGGTCAAGAACCCTAAAGAGGAGGGTAGTATATGA
- a CDS encoding response regulator transcription factor → MIRIVIAEDQRMLLGALAALLDLEDDMTVVGRASNGEEAIELVHLHKPDICIMDIEMPAKSGLDAAEELKNLNCKVMILTTFARPGYFERALKAGVRSYMLKDSPSEELASCIRSVMAGRRIYAPELVDDAYSQQSQSQLTEREKEVLQLISDGKNTKEIAGQLFITTGTVRNYISGILEKLGVSNRVEAVTRFKEKGWFK, encoded by the coding sequence ATGATTCGAATAGTTATTGCTGAGGATCAAAGAATGTTGTTGGGAGCTCTTGCTGCTCTACTTGATTTGGAAGATGATATGACTGTTGTCGGAAGAGCTAGTAATGGTGAGGAAGCGATTGAGTTGGTACATCTTCATAAACCAGATATTTGTATCATGGATATAGAGATGCCTGCGAAGAGTGGTCTTGATGCAGCCGAGGAGCTGAAGAATCTCAACTGTAAAGTCATGATATTAACAACATTCGCCCGTCCGGGATACTTCGAACGTGCATTAAAAGCTGGTGTTCGTAGTTATATGTTAAAAGATAGTCCAAGCGAGGAGCTAGCTAGTTGTATTCGCAGTGTCATGGCTGGTCGTCGAATCTATGCGCCAGAGCTAGTAGATGACGCGTATAGTCAACAGAGCCAGAGCCAACTTACAGAACGGGAAAAGGAAGTTCTCCAACTGATCTCAGATGGTAAGAACACAAAGGAAATTGCAGGACAATTGTTTATAACTACGGGAACAGTACGAAATTATATTTCAGGTATACTTGAAAAACTTGGTGTTAGCAACCGCGTTGAAGCAGTTACTCGATTTAAGGAAAAGGGCTGGTTTAAATAA
- a CDS encoding C40 family peptidase → MKIRKKVLTASLTAVMLLGSLSTTALIKQVEAATSTSEIIWGVNMRKAPSTSSSVIRMLKKGEDIVVLGQSGSYWLKVKDTNGKIGYVSSSSKYTKAISNNNSGDSSNNNSTSSNVEKVIAAGMDYLGTPYEYGSSRSNTKTFDCSDFIRQIFKDAFGITLPADSRAQGEYVKDKGNAKKDWTQLKRGDLMYFMSYKGTKASAYSNVNKSKAKITHTGIYLGNGKILHTYSKESGGVTTSKIDGTHWEKRFLYGGSAL, encoded by the coding sequence ATGAAGATTCGCAAAAAAGTATTAACTGCATCACTTACCGCAGTCATGCTACTTGGTAGCTTGTCTACAACTGCTTTAATTAAACAAGTTGAAGCGGCTACATCTACATCGGAAATCATTTGGGGCGTAAATATGAGAAAGGCACCATCTACTTCTTCAAGCGTGATCCGTATGCTCAAAAAAGGTGAGGATATTGTTGTTCTTGGCCAATCTGGATCCTATTGGCTTAAGGTTAAGGATACTAACGGTAAAATTGGATATGTTTCATCTTCGTCTAAATATACTAAAGCAATTTCGAACAATAACTCGGGAGATTCCAGTAACAATAATTCAACAAGTAGTAATGTTGAAAAAGTCATAGCTGCTGGTATGGATTATTTAGGAACCCCTTACGAGTACGGTTCAAGTCGTTCTAACACCAAAACGTTTGATTGTTCTGATTTCATACGTCAAATTTTTAAAGATGCTTTTGGAATAACTTTACCGGCGGATTCACGAGCTCAAGGAGAATATGTGAAGGATAAGGGAAATGCGAAGAAGGATTGGACGCAACTGAAACGTGGCGATCTTATGTATTTCATGTCCTATAAAGGAACTAAGGCATCTGCCTATTCTAATGTAAATAAATCAAAGGCTAAAATCACACATACCGGAATCTATTTAGGTAATGGCAAAATACTCCACACGTATTCTAAGGAATCAGGTGGTGTGACTACTAGTAAAATTGATGGTACACATTGGGAGAAAAGATTTTTATACGGTGGAAGTGCACTATAA